The region TCCACCAGTCAAAGCTTGAACATTGAGTAATATTTAATGCCAAAATGATATCACGATTCTTCACAGGCAAAGAGATCCAGTGGTAAAATATAGTAACATGAATTATTTCATTGTCCCGGCGGGGTATACACAATTTACCAGCTGGCATGGGATATGGAGAGTCACCATGGTCTCAATTTTGTGGATTACAGAGCAGAGACTCTTTCAAGGCGCAATCCAGAGTACTACATGTTAGTTTATCATTCTTGCAAGGGTGCCTAGGAGATACTTCCAAGTCTTGAATTCTGAAAGAGTCAGAATGAAAGCAAAGAAGtattactgaggctttataaggtgtttgtcaggcctcacttggagcattgaaaGCTGTTTtagctcccccaccccctccccatctagggaaagatgtgctggcctcggagagggtccagtggaggtttacaagaatgatctcaggaatgaatgGTTTAATCTTTGGAAAGTGTTAGAtgtttctgggcctgtacttgctggagtttagaagaatgaaaagggGATCTCACTGGATGCTGAAAGGACTGGTtacagtgggtgtggagaggacagtttccattagcacagaagtgtaggatctgagggcacagacTTTGAAtcaagggatgtccctttagaactgagttgatgaatctgtggaattcattgatacagacagctatggatgccaagtcatttggtttatttaaggtagagattgataggttaatGATTGTTAAGGGAGAAAGTGGGATTCGAAAATAAAAAGAGCCATGATTGTTGGTGCATTCTCAGTAGGCTActtggctgaattctgctcctttctctATGGTCTAATCCTAATTTTACAGGTTCTTTTGCACCCTCCACTCTTTGCTTATTTACAATCCAGTTCTTTCACATTTCACTTCTCAGTTGCTGTCTTCAAACGGTACTGTGCTCATTGCTGCAGAAGAGCAGTGTCTGGGCCTGTTCATATAACATCCTCAGGTGCATGAAGCATCTCATTCATGAAGAATGGACAGGCAATTGGCTCAAGTTTTGATCCAAATCACTTAACCATATCTGGTTAAGAATTATTTTTGTTTACATATGTATGTGTTATCCAAAATAATGAAGCATATTGGAAATATAGTGGTTAAATTGGTGGGAAAGTATGTGAGAAGATTGCTGGAGGACATGGGCAGTGAGGTAGACAGCCAGGGAGATGGGGGTTAATGGCTTGGGAAAGGTAGCAGGGAGAAGATAGAGGGAAGCCAAGGAgaaaagagaggggaaaggggtgaGTTATTAGATTGGGATTGAGCCAGGAGTGAACTGATTGGCAGCATTGCCTGGGATTAACCTTGGAGATCTCCACACAAGAACCTCAAGCTTGAGTTCCCTCTTCACAAGGCTACCTTAGCCCTATCCATAATTGATTTCCCTTCCAGTATGTGAATAGTCCCGGCAGAAACAATCTTGGCCATCACCCAAGTCAGCCCCTGCCCCAATCTGGTATCATTTTAGATCAATGAAATGGAAATGCTTAGAGATGTGAAAAATACACATCCCTCAGTTGTCCTCCCAGAAGCAACTCAACAGAGGAATCATTAAACCCGAGAGATTCCAGGGTGATCTACAGGGTTGGTAACTCTTCTAGACCCATGGAGTAGAAGGGTAATCAACTCTCTGTATCATCCTTTCTAGTGCCAAAACATTTCATGCATCCTCCCCACTCTGGTGTTGAAGTCCTGTAATTGGCCCCTATGATGAACTCGGTGAGTTATTTCTATGTGTACCTGAAGTCTGTCTCCTCAGCTCCTCCCGGCTGAAGGTTCCAGGTAATGCAGATGGTTTCTCTGCGTGGTTGGTGCTTTGGCCTGCGTGATGATTGAGTTGGCCATCTGCCTGCTGCAGTCTGGAAGGCAGTGTAGTGACTTGTGCATTGTGAAGAGCCCTTGGAACATGAAGGGTGGGCAGGTCCTAGTCATACAGCCAGCTTCTAGCATCTATCACAGTAACCCTACTCCAATTCCACTTCATTCTCCCGACATCCCCACAGATCCTAGGACTCCCCCACACACATTAGGAGCAATTTACAACAGCCAGTTAACCTGCTGATCCATGTGCCTTTGGAATGTGCGGATTAATGGGAGCTCCTGGTGAAAACACAtgcggtcacgggaagagcaGAGCAGGCAAGTTCATCACAGCAAGAAGCAGAGGTCAAGGTTGGCCGGGGGAGGGGATTTACaatgtggtgaggaaggagcTCTATGTGCTACAGAGGGTACAGCTACTACAGAGTTGGCCTCATACATCCTGCTGTTAATGTTCTGTAAAGATACAGCCTATCTTGCAGGAGGTACAGCTGAAAAGATACAGCCTGTCTTAGAAGGTCTTACAGAAGATGTATCTCAACCCATTGGTTCACCCAGGACCATCCAAGTAACAGCTGGATGCCTGGAGTTAGCTGGACTGTGGATGTGGAAACTGGGTTATCTCTGTCTGATCTGATTTTGTGTATGATTGGGGTTCAGGCAAGGGCTGGATATTTCTGGGCAATGCTACAACTACAGGAGTGAGGGAGCTGATACAGCTCTGACTTCAGAAGCAGATAAACATCACTGCCGATTGCCAATGCTGCTAGCCTCCTGCTAACGTGACACAGCAtcacaggcaacacacatcagagaGGCAGTATTCGCAAATAAAAACATTCATTATGTGCAGTTTTTACAAGCAAGGACACAATTAgaacattttagtgcaaagtggtcaaagtgtTGCTGAACTGCAGTGACGTCTCTGACTGGTTTTTGCAGCAATGCTGGTTCCTGTTGAGGGCAGGCAGCCATTGACTGCTCCTGGAGGGAGATCCCAGTCCTTTCCCTCAGCCAGGAGAGCTTCTTGTGCAGCTTGTGGGTTATGTGAAAGATTTCCTCATGGTGGGTCCCACGTTTCAGAGGTATACTCAATCCCAGCCCCTGTGGACAAGAGAATTCTGCTGTGTTATCTTTCAGAGATGCCAGCTCTTGTAGATTGTAGGCGTCATCACCTCGTCAGCACAATGTCCTTTTAAATAATGAGATTTTTCTTAATATAGAACCCAGAACAGTAcacgcccttcggcccacaatattgtgctgacctatCTAAACCTACTCCAGGGAACAAGGTCAGCTGGTGCTCCCTCTGTTATCCACGCTGACCCTGTGTGGGACACTCTTCAGTAAACTGGAGAGCAGAGCAGCGGGATAACTGCAGGAAATGCAAGTAACAGCACCCTATACTACTAATCAAATCCATGTTCGCTCAAGGGCCAACACATGAGACCGCAGTGTTCAGAATTTACAGCAAAACACaaaactggaagaactcagcaagtcgggcagcatctatggagggatgtggactgTTGATCATTTGGGCCAGGATTCTTTGCCTGGACTGAGTCCGATGGGTCAGACCAGATGAAGAGTTTTGATCTGAACTGTTAACTGTCCGTTTACCTCCATAGAAGtatccatcattttgtgtgttgcttcactcCATAACATTAGTGTTCTCAGGAATTGCACTTAACAAGGACGGGTGGGAGGCCCTAACTCACGGAGTAAGGACCTTCTCCACTCTGCTTGAAAGGGGCAAACCGAGGtattctcctcccccttccaccGTTTCTCCCCTGATGTTTGTCCGTGTTGGCTAAGGTTTATAGGTTCCCTGCACCTTCTGTAACGTGATCGTGTGTGAGCACTTGCACAGACTGTCCTGACTTCCCAACACTCCCCTCTTTCTAGTCGGAATGGTGATTAGTCCTCCAATCTCTAGCCTGTTGACTGTAGTCCCTGTTACACCGGCAATGTAGCCAATGAATACCACCCACCAATAAACCCGAGACCTACTGCCTTGTACCAATTTAAACCACTGTAAAGCTGGGATATATGCCCAGTGGCATTTATTAGGTATAGAAGCTACCTAATAAATGGCCAGTGTGTgtacattcatggtcttctgctgctgtagcacatccacttcaaggtctgacatgttgtgcatttagagatgctcttctgcacaccactgttgtaatgtgtggttggtTGAGTTACaattaccttcctgtcagcttgaaccagtctggctattctcccctgacctctctcattaacaaggcattttcctccacagaactcccactcactggatttttttttttgtttttcgcacgaTTCTctttaaattctagagactgttgtgtgtttaaaatcccaggagatcagcagtttctgagattctcaaaccaccctatctggtaccaacaatcattccacggtcatctcactgagatcacatttcttccccattctgatgtttggtctgaaaaacaactgaacctcttgaccatgtccacgtgcttttttgcattgagttgctgccatattttcagaagccctttgacaaggtgccacacatgaggctgcttaacatgcttgggctcatggtattacaggaaaggttctggcatggataaagcagtggctgattggcaggaggcaaagagtgggaataaaggcagctTTTTCTGACTAGCTGCcgatgactaatggtgttccgcaagggtctttgttgggaccgattctttttatgttatatgtcgacgatttggataatggaattgatggctttgttgcaaagtttgcagaagatatgaagGTAACTGTagaggtaggtagttttgaggaagtagaggggaaagacttagaaagattaggagaatgggtaaagaaatggcagatcaaATGCagagttgggaagtgtatggtcatgcactttggtagaagaaatgaaagggttgactattttctaaatggagagaaaatattaaaaaaactgaaatgcaaagggatttgggagtccttgtgcaggattcccaaaaggttaatttgcaggtttagtctgtggtgagaaagacaaatgcgatgttagcattcatttcaagaggtctagaatacaataCAAAGCATATAATGTTGAGACTctctataaagcactgatgaagcctcacttggagtattgtgagcagatttgggcttttaatcttagaaaggatgtactgaaactggagagggttcaaagaaggtttatgaaaatgattccaggattgaatggcttgtattcttgaggagtgtttgatggctctgggcctgtactcactggaattcagaagaatgagggatgacctcattgaaacctatccagtggtgaaaggccttgatagagtggatgtggagaggatgttccctaaggtgggagagtctaaaaccagaggacacaatctcagaatagaggggtgtcctttaagaacagagatgaagaggaatttctttagtcagggagtggtgaatctgtggaattaattgtcacaggcagctgtggaagtcaagtctttatgtatatttaaagcagaagttgacagattcttgattgttcagggcatgtagggatacagggagcagacagaagattggggctgaaaggatgattggatcagccatgatgaaatggcagagcagactcgatgggccaaatggcctaattctcctcctatatcttgtggtcttatagtcttatatgattggctgattagatacttgcatgaaCAAGaacatattttaaaattaatttttgttatttagagatgcagcacattcataagcccttctggcccactgaGCCTGCACCGACCCAAATACACGCAAATCAACATTTAATCAGCCAACCCGTATgaccttggaatgtgggaagaaaccagggcAACTGGGGGAAACCTACGCGGTCACgacgagaatgtacaaactccttactggcagcagtgggaattgaacctgggtcactggcactgtaaagcactaCGCTATCTACTGGGCTACCGTGCCGATCGAAAACATTGATTTTACTTACTCCGATAAGCAGAAATTGAAACGACCTCGATCGACGAGGGTTGGATTTGAGTCCATGTGTGCTGAGCACAGTGTATTAACAGCCCATCGCCTTAACCAGATGGCCATCTCATCGCATGCAAGTAATAATTTATTAATTAAACAACCATATGGGCTGAACAAACTGCTTCATCATCGCAACACCATCAGGCGTAACGTATGAAAGaggaagatgtcttggatgtgTTTGTGGAAAGGTGTTGCACAGAGAGCAGCTCGATATTGTGTCTGTATCTGATGTCTTGTGTAACCAGCTCCTGTGTGTCTAGATTAGATGTGCCATGCACTGGCTTCAAACAGTTCTGGCTCATGACAAACAGCTCTTTGAATTTCCCTTTCCTCCTTCAAGGTTGAAGAACTTTGAGGCTGGAGGAGCCTACAAGAAGGTGTGGGGGAATAACCAGGACGGTGTGGTGGCCAGCCAGCCAGCTCGAGTGATGGACGACCGGGAGCAGATGGCAATGAGTGGTGGATACATCCGCAGGTAAGGTGGTTCGGAAACAGGGCCGAGACTGGATGTTACTGGCAGAGAAGTTGGCTTTACtcgcctcagctctgaactgattctaaaaatcttcaggctcactttcaaggaatttacAGCTTGCGTTcttggcattatttatttatttgtctattCATTCATTCAGttattgcacaatttgtctttgttTTGGTatgtttttttcataaattctaatgcaattctttattttcctgtaaacgcctgtaggaaaacaaatctcagggttgtatatggtgatacacgtgtacattgataataaatttatgttgaactttgaattaaatTAAGTGGGTGATAAGAACACATCAGGCAATGATGTTGCCTGACAATTATAATTATTGATTAGTCGCCATTGATTCAAGTAACTCAAAGGTGCTCCAGAGTCTGAATCATTAACTCTTTATTTTCACAACTCTTATTTACTTTGACAACTGTTTAGtttattcaaatttatttatttattgaaatacagcacggAGCAGCCTCTGCCAGCAACCCCTGAGTAAACCCTAGCCaagtcacaggataatttacaatgtctAGTCAGTCTACCAACAGtaagcctttggactgtggaagaaagctggagaactcagaggaaacccatgtggtcacggggagaacgtacaaactccttacagacagtggcgggaaatgaacccgggtcacgggtactgtaaagcgtcgtgCTGACCGCTGACTTCAGAACGCTGAATTGTGTCAATGAGATGCAACCAATTAGAGGTCTCCAGGCACAGCCTCTGGAAGCTCCTCCCTGAACTAAACCTCACTCCTATCGTCTCAATGTACAACTGTCCCAGCTTCAGTTACTTCTCTGAAATCCCGTAAGAAATCgctatcataaacacaaggggTTCTGTAGATGCAGTAAATCCAAAGTACGTACTTACTGCCAATGACGCCGCTGGTCATTGattgattgattcctgggatggatggcaggactttcatatgaagaaagactggatgaactgggcttgtactcgttggaatttagaagattgaggggggatctgattgaaacgtataaaatcctaaagggattggacaggctagatgcaggaagattgttcccaatgttggggaagtccagaacgaggggtcacagtttgaggataagggggaagccttttaggaccgagattaggaaaaacttcttcacacagagagtggtgaatctgtggaattccctgccacaggaaacagttgaggccagttcattggctatatttaagagggagttagatatggcccttgtggctaaggggatcgggggtatggagggaaggctggtacagggttctgagttggatgatcagccatgatcgtactgaatggcggtgcaagttcgaagagccgaatggcctactcctgcacctattttctatgttttatggtgtTTAGGTcatcaatgaaggtcctccatctctgtctgtctttggccatcttctctattgtgcaccaggtgtggttcagggtcctttCTGCCTCTATGGTATGGCACCAAGTTCTCTTCTCTGCCCTCCAGGGGTCCACTGAAGTGTAATCTTGTTGATGGGGTTAGGCTCCCTTCTCATCACGTGCCTAATCCATCCCCAGTATCTTCTCCTGATGAtcgaggccatgtcctcttggtgacactgaaggagtagggcaTGGCTGGAGAACCTTCTTGGCCAgagtaatatacacaaaatgctggaggagctcaggaggtcaggcagcattagtgggctggaaaggaaagggcaaggtgccagaataaggtggtgaggggagcggaaggagtacaagctggcaggtgacaggtgaggaggGGAAAAGTAGGTGGGTGCGGAAGGGGGCTGAGGTGAgcagcagggaggtgataggcggaaaaggtaaagggctggagaagaagatatctgataggaaaggagagtggatcatgagtggaagggaaggaggaggggacccaggagagGTGATAGACAACTGAGAAGAAGAGAGAgcattcttccctcttcctttccagtccttttgATGggtctcagtggccactttatttgatgtctcctgtacctaataaagtggccactgggtgtatgttcatggtctgaaGTAGCCCATCACTTCAAAgttcgacgtgttgtgtgttcagaaatgctgTTCTACAcactaccccatctggcatcaacaatcattccctgGTCAAAACCATctagatcacttttcttccccattctgatgtttggtctgaacaacaactgaacctcttgaccatgtatgtatgcttttatgcatcgagctgctgccacatgattggcattAACGAGCATGTttacagttcaaagtacatatatgtcatcatgtacaaccctgagattaattttcttgctggcatacacAACAAATCCAaggagcacaatagaatcaatgaaaaatcgcacccaacaagacggacaacaatcagtgtgcaaaagtcatagtcatagtcatactttattgatcctgggggaattGGTTAAAAAggcaacgaactgtgcaaatacaaaaagaaagaggggaaaaaagaagtaataataataataataataagtaagccataaatattgagaacatgagatgaaagatccttgaaagtgagtccataggttgtgggaacagtttggtgttggggtgagtgaagttgagtgaagttatccctgctggttcaggagccggatggttgaggggtagtaactgttcctgaacctggtggtgtggatcctgaggcttctataccttcttcctgatgccatcagtgagaagagagcatggcctgggtggtgggggagagggggtccCTGCTCGTGGATGATGCTCCTTTCCTCTGAcaacgcttcatgtagatgtgctcatggtGGGGAAGGCGTATTAggtacagttgtacctaataagCTGAGTGTATAAGAAATGAGTATCTTGAATttgatgaatgcaatgaaaatgtTGGTTATCCGGTTTCTAGTTACTAAAGGAGTTTTCTTATTGAATAAAGTAATGATTAATAAAAATCTGAGAGCAGTTAGTCTCCTGAACTCTTAGCCCAGTTTACCACTGTTGGGATTTCCATTCTTCCCTTGAGTTGCCTGTAATTTGGGTGAAGTCACTTGTTGGTAAAGACCCATTTTCAGTTTACTtacttgggcccttagctcccaaGTAGAGCATAGTCATCGATGACCTCCCGTCGCCTATGTCCTCTGAAGTGGGTGGTATGGTTGGAACTGATCAATGCTTTTGCAATCCATTGCATCTACTGTATAGGAGATGGACCCATACAGCTCTGTTGGCTGGCCGtgcccatttccacctctcacaacGGGGACGTAGGGTTAGAATTTGAAAGGCATTTTCAGTTTACCTTATGCAATTTTTCTGACCTCAGAGTCACAGATGACGCTCGGGAGAATGAGATGGAGGAGAACCTGGATCAGGTGGGCAGCATCATTGGTAACCTACGACACATGGCACTTGACATGGGCAACGAGATCAGCTCCCAGAATGCTCAGATTGACAGGATTGTCACCAAGGTAAGTGTAGACGCTTCTCTTCCGGCCGAGCGTCCTGCGTTCAGTgtacaggacatgccctccaCCACACCGTAGAAACCTAACATAGGCTGGAAGATCTCAAACGGCTGTCTTTTTAGAGGTGGAATCAGTGGACTGCTTGAGAACTTCAGAAGGACTACAAGAATATCATACGGTTGGCCCGGCAGTAACTATAACTGAGGTCGATTGGAACTGGTTTGTTGTTGTCCCGTgtactgagacacagtgaaaagcttgtcttggtGAACTACACAGACAGACCATTCCATGCATAAGTACACTGAGGCAGTAAACAGAAAGCGGAATGCAGAATATCGTCACAgatatagagaaagtgcagtgcaggtagtcaGATAAAGCACAGGAGTCATGATAAGGTAGGTTATcaggtcaagagttcatcctgTAGTGGATGAGAGGTGCATTCGTGTGTTCAAATAAAACTAATTAACCCATGTACATCATCTGCAAAATACTTCAAACTTTTTAGGAACTTTTATTTCTAGATTAATAAttaataagtatcaagaacatgagttgtagagccttgGAAAGCGAGTCCAAAGGTTgtagaatcaattcagtgttCTCCATGTTGGTTCctgagcctgatgattgaagagtaataactgctcctgaatctggtagtgtgggaccagaggctcctgtacctccttcttctcagcagtgagaagagagcatggtctgggtggtgggcatccctgatgatggatgctgctttcctgtgacaacgctccctgtagatgtgctcagtggtgaggagagCTTTTCCTGAGATGGactggtatctcagtgcatgtgatgGTAATAAACCCTTAGCCACAGGAATACTGATGCAGCTGCATCCCAGGCACATAGCaacagataagcagcattcacaagagaaaCGTCAATTAAACACAAATACAACTAATACCCACTGCCTGAGAGAAGTTTATAAAATAGCAAGAGGTAGAGagagtagacagtcagaatctttgtaGCTCATCCCCTCTAAATCTAGGCAGCATCCccttgatgggatgaatggccttattctatagaacctttttttttatataccattaagcaaggggccaGTTGACCCCAGGTTGGTAACCCCAGGCATAGAATAATCAGGGGCCAGAAAACTGTCCCATCATGTGACATATCCTTGCCCTACAAGGATAACCACAGGCTACATAGAAAGGCCTTTATGACTGATTTAATATGGTAAAACTCTCCAAACTGGCCCATAGGAAGGTGGAGGAGAGTGAACTTTGGCCAGAACTTAAGCAGTTGACCACTTTTGAGGGAATTTCGGAGGCGGGccaagagatggaggagataaTTGAGGAGAGGAGAGATTGTGTGAGTACACACGATGTGCGCTAAACTCTCTGTGTTGCTGTTCTCAGGGTGACATGAACAAAGCTCGTATTGATGAGGCCAACAAACATGCCAACAAGATgttggagagtggctgaagggaaaAGGAAACTTCGGCCACCCTGTCACACCGCCAAATTCACCCATCATCCATTGCAGCATCTATGAGGCCCGGGAGGGCAACTCCCTGTGCA is a window of Mobula birostris isolate sMobBir1 chromosome 10, sMobBir1.hap1, whole genome shotgun sequence DNA encoding:
- the LOC140203756 gene encoding synaptosomal-associated protein 25-like isoform X2; translated protein: MDGNVDMRSELEEMQRCADQITDESLESTRRMLQLVEESKDAGIRTLVMLDEQGEQLDRVEEGMDQINQDMKEAEKNLSDMAKCCGLCVCPCAKLKNFEAGGAYKKVWGNNQDGVVASQPARVMDDREQMAMSGGYIRRVTDDARENEMEENLDQVGSIIGNLRHMALDMGNEISSQNAQIDRIVTKGDMNKARIDEANKHANKMLESG
- the LOC140203756 gene encoding synaptosomal-associated protein 25-like isoform X1 — translated: MDGNVDMRSELEEMQRCADQITDESLESTRRMLQLVEESKDAGIRTLVMLDEQGEQLDRVEEGMDQINQDMKEAEKNLSDMAKCCGLCVCPCAKLKNFEAGGAYKKVWGNNQDGVVASQPARVMDDREQMAMSGGYIRRVTDDARENEMEENLDQVGSIIGNLRHMALDMGNEISSQNAQIDRIVTKVSVDASLPAERPAFSVQDMPSTTP